A single region of the Methanobrevibacter millerae genome encodes:
- a CDS encoding transcription factor S translates to MEFCPNCGSMLMPENGVIKCACGYEKSLSENDLDEQYRFEGEKNKDLEVIVTDNNNVALPTTRITCYRCGGTKGYWWTVQTRSADEAPTNFIRCAKCGNTWRSSN, encoded by the coding sequence ATGGAATTCTGTCCTAACTGCGGTTCGATGCTGATGCCCGAGAATGGCGTAATCAAATGTGCATGCGGCTATGAAAAATCCCTTAGTGAAAACGATTTGGATGAGCAGTACAGGTTCGAAGGCGAAAAGAATAAGGATTTGGAAGTCATCGTAACCGACAATAATAACGTTGCCCTTCCGACGACAAGGATAACCTGCTACAGATGCGGAGGGACAAAGGGATACTGGTGGACGGTGCAGACGCGCTCCGCCGATGAGGCCCCGACCAATTTCATAAGATGCGCCAAGTGCGGAAACACCTGGAGAAGCTCAAACTAA
- a CDS encoding LytS/YhcK type 5TM receptor domain-containing protein, producing the protein MAKDKLKSTNKKQMMNAIYLILIISNIILFIGLIGYYSKTGINVQLQTYEYFSSVVPTVIIIGFITAKLSGLREKGGLLYELGALIMITIISIMTSYFGEKANTAELFGPYLEMFRILSITLIFILLATMLKPFKEIIRGKFTKRNIFVCFIIFALLALYATYFTIDVDGAPANVRCMVVMISGLFGGPFVGIPVGIISAAYRFSMGGVTALPCAVSTVISGIVGSLFFILNDKKFPRPLEAIIIMFLFTGFEMLMVVVMTPSDISFPFIHNLYPEMLFASVVGIILFSLAIKTRKEDMESSNGEKESIIEELKDNLDSSDEIKALKDEIRTLKKDIENLKKE; encoded by the coding sequence ATGGCAAAAGACAAACTCAAATCAACAAACAAGAAGCAGATGATGAACGCCATTTATCTCATATTAATCATTTCAAACATCATTCTTTTTATAGGATTAATCGGTTATTATTCAAAAACCGGAATAAACGTCCAATTGCAGACTTATGAGTATTTTTCAAGCGTTGTACCTACCGTTATAATCATAGGATTCATTACGGCAAAATTATCCGGATTAAGGGAAAAAGGCGGATTGCTATATGAATTAGGCGCATTAATCATGATAACCATAATAAGCATCATGACTTCCTATTTCGGCGAAAAGGCAAATACCGCAGAACTTTTCGGCCCATATCTGGAAATGTTCAGAATCTTGTCAATAACCCTGATTTTCATTCTTTTGGCGACCATGCTAAAGCCCTTCAAGGAGATTATACGCGGCAAATTCACCAAAAGGAATATTTTCGTATGTTTCATCATATTTGCCTTACTGGCTCTTTACGCCACATACTTCACCATAGACGTTGACGGCGCTCCGGCAAATGTCAGATGCATGGTGGTTATGATCAGCGGCCTGTTTGGAGGTCCTTTTGTTGGAATACCAGTAGGAATCATATCCGCAGCATACAGATTCTCCATGGGCGGAGTCACTGCACTTCCATGCGCCGTTTCAACGGTGATAAGCGGAATTGTAGGAAGCCTGTTTTTCATTTTAAACGATAAAAAATTCCCAAGGCCTCTTGAAGCCATTATAATAATGTTTCTCTTTACCGGCTTTGAAATGCTTATGGTTGTTGTAATGACACCGTCAGACATTTCATTCCCTTTCATTCATAACCTTTATCCGGAAATGCTTTTCGCATCAGTTGTCGGAATAATACTGTTCTCTTTAGCCATCAAAACCAGGAAAGAAGATATGGAGTCTTCAAATGGTGAAAAAGAAAGTATTATCGAGGAACTAAAAGACAATCTGGATTCAAGCGATGAAATCAAAGCCCTTAAAGATGAAATCAGAACGCTTAAAAAGGATATTGAAAATCTTAAAAAGGAATAA